The Ictalurus furcatus strain D&B chromosome 5, Billie_1.0, whole genome shotgun sequence genome includes a region encoding these proteins:
- the fhip2b gene encoding FHF complex subunit HOOK interacting protein 2B yields MDMFNKLTTLFQQALETREPSENLLDSFVDHWKGITNYYIETTDEAQPVKQTDIPWRLKQMLDILVYEEREQDVEETGPCMEYLLQHKLLETLCTLGKAQYPPGMSQQVLLFFSKLLAQIQKPMLHMINVYRPVQKLIRLCGLPDSQTEKEESLFLFTICSRVKKDPYVLNYILETNKEGQPQRCSSVSGEGVEGAGGGSSPEDSASPSTQSSNQPDTGFIRILVQLGKSQKSRVALRAMESMLILTSVPQVDTSKLLAEETPLCDLLAERACELYGAIPVTLHPEDIHSYTVKQWRIRFSPVSAEETQTFPAQEHVDKFFCWLDYCDQLIKDAPEVLAVKLARALHQQWLTGIVQPQLLQMSEVGVLVHTALLSRCVHHIRSAVLLHELAHFLLGGDTHREQPTATPPHSHVLRYHLIKHCDHISDEISVATLRLFEELLKKPDKLILTNLVLRNLETRSYRMPGSGGVDERSGADPEFLEESEEMEEDPFFTDSEFSGSERLLSISREDRKSSARPQIAETVNSFLCLVPQEAKTSQHAQGAGYDTYVHDALTSLKECSAVSADWGWPDAPKPIGVHSDSADFYEGHFLKVLLDRIARILEQPYELNLQVTSVLSRLAAFPHPHLHEYLLDPYVSLSPGTRSLFSTLVRVIGELMQRIQHIPDFTQRLVTVRKQLTGHEEETVVDHGILLKGVIVLEEFCKELAAIAFVKLPMGDQEHLSAP; encoded by the exons ATGGATATGTTTAATAAACTGACGACTCTTTTCCAGCAGGCCCTGGAAACA AGAGAGCCTTCAGAAAATCTGCTCGACTCTTTCGTCGATCACTGGAAAGGAATAACCAACTACTACATTGAAACTACAG aTGAGGCGCAGCCGGTGAAGCAAACGGACATCCCGTGGAGACTGAAGCAGATGCTGGACATCCTGGTGTATGAGGAGAGAGAGCAGGACGTGGAGGAGACAGGGCCATGCATGGAGTACCTGCTCCAACACAAACTGCTGGAGACACTGTGCACGCTGGGAAAGgcacag TATCCTCCTGGAATGAGCCAGCAGGTCCTGCTGTTTTTCTCCAAACTCCTGGCACAGATCCAGAAGCCCATGCTGCATATGATTAACGTGTATCGACCTGTACAG AAGCTGATCCGTCTATGTGGGCTCCCTGACTCGCAAACAGAGAAGGAGGAATcgctgtttctttttaccatTTGTTCTCGTGTGAAGAAAGACCCGTACGTCCTCAACTACATCCTGGAG ACGAATAAAGAAGGCCAGCCTCAGAGATGTAGCTCCGTGTCAGGGGAAGGTGTAGAAGGAGCCGGTGGAGGATCCAGTCCAGAGGACTCGGCTTCCCCTTCCACGCAGAGCTCGAACCAGCCAGACACGGGTTTTATCCGGATCCTCGTGCAGCTTGGGAAAAGCCAG aaaagCCGCGTTGCCTTGCGGGCGATGGAGAGCATGCTAATCCTGACCAGCGTTCCTCAGGTGGACACGTCCAAGCTTCTGGCAGAGGAAACTCCGCTGTGTGACCTTCTAGCAGAGAGAGCGTGCGAGCTCTACGGCGCCATCCCCGTCACACTCCATCCCGAAGACATACACAGCTACACCGTCAAACAGTGGAG GATTCGGTTCTCCCCGGTCAGCGCGGAGGAAACCCAGACGTTTCCGGCGCAGGAGCACGTGGACAAGTTCTTCTGCTGGCTCGACTACTGTGACCAGCTCATTAAAGACGCGCCAGAG GTGCTCGCCGTCAAACTCGCCAGAGCTCTTCACCAGCAGTGGCTTACTGGAATCGTTCAGCCCCAGCTGCTACAGAT GTCCGAGGTTGGCGTTCTGGTCCACACGGCTCTCCTGTCACGCTGCGTCCATCACATACGGTCCGCCGTCCTTCTGCACGAGCTGGCGCACTTCCTGCTAGGCGGCGACACGCACCGGGAGCAGCCGACCGCCACGCCCCCGCACTCACACGTGCTACGCTACCATCTCATCAAGCACTGCGACCACATCTCAGACGAG ATTAGCGTCGCAACATTACGGCTCTTCGAGGAACTCCTGAAGAAGCCCGACAAGCTCATCCTGACCAACCTGGTGCTGCGGAACCTCGAGACTCGCTCCTATAGGATGCCGGGTTCAGGGGGCGTCGACGAGAGATCAGGAGCTGATCCTGAGTTCCTGGAAGAGTCAGA GGAGATGGAGGAAGATCCTTTCTTCACAGACAGCGAGTTCAGCGGCTCGGAGCGTTTGCTGTCCATATCCCGGGAAGACAGGAAGTCCAGCGCGCGCCCACAGATAGCTGAAACCGTTAACAG tttTCTCTGTTTAGTTCCCCAAGAGGCAAAAACGTCCCAGCATGCACAAGGAGCGGGATATGACACGTACGTCCACGATGCTCTAACATCG CTGAAAGAGTGTTCGGCTGTGTCTGCGGACTGGGGTTGGCCGGACGCCCCGAAACCCATCGGAGTCCACTCCGACAGCGCAGACTTCTACGAAGGACATTTCCTCAAAGTGCTGTTGGACAGGATAGCACGCATACTGGAGCAG CCATACGAGCTGAACCTTCAGGTGACGTCGGTGCTGTCTCGACTGGCCGCGTTTCCCCACCCTCATCTTCACGAGTACCTGCTGGACCCCTACGTTAGCCTGAGCCCCGGCACTCGCTCGCTCTTCTCTACGCTCGTCCGA GTGATCGGCGAGCTGATGCAGAGgatccagcacatcccagaCTTCACCCAGAGACTCGTCACAGTCAGGAAACAGCTCACGGGCCACGAGGAGGAGACTGT AGTGGATCACGGTATCCTGTTGAAGGGCGTGATCGTACTGGAGGAGTTCTGTAAGGAGCTGGCAGCCATCGCCTTCGTCAAACTTCCCATGGGCGATCAGGAGCATCTCTCGGCCCCTTAA